One genomic window of Polyangium aurulentum includes the following:
- a CDS encoding chemotaxis protein CheW, protein MPDFGQRHRADPQKSLVGFVVGDVHYAIGIGQVREIVNPLPITTLPHTPPEVSGVADHRGDVVPVIDLRTRFGLTPTAPSRSTKWILVDAGERMVGLVVDAVTEVFGTGGDEIRPTPAMGGSRDLRGIRGVTNHNGILVFVLDTKRFTEVVDDIADVLPPMEEH, encoded by the coding sequence ATGCCCGACTTCGGCCAGAGACACCGCGCAGATCCCCAGAAGAGCCTCGTCGGCTTCGTCGTGGGCGACGTGCACTACGCGATCGGCATCGGTCAGGTGCGCGAGATCGTCAACCCGCTGCCCATCACGACCCTGCCGCACACGCCGCCCGAGGTCTCCGGCGTGGCCGATCACCGCGGCGACGTGGTGCCCGTCATCGATCTGCGCACGCGCTTCGGCCTCACCCCCACGGCGCCGAGCCGCTCGACCAAGTGGATCCTGGTCGACGCGGGCGAGCGCATGGTCGGGCTCGTGGTGGACGCGGTGACCGAGGTCTTCGGCACGGGCGGCGACGAGATTCGCCCCACGCCCGCGATGGGCGGCAGCCGCGATCTGCGCGGCATCCGCGGCGTCACCAACCACAATGGGATCCTGGTCTTCGTGCTCGACACGAAGCGCTTCACCGAGGTCGTCGACGACATCGCGGACGTGTTGCCGCCGATGGAGGAGCACTGA
- a CDS encoding response regulator gives MARILVVEDSSAVRAYIRAALEDAPGLFARGPEDAPTEVEVVEAASGFDALRLLPRGHYDLVITDINMPDINGLELIRFVRESERHRKVALMIVSTQSAEKDRARGLALGADVFLAKPFTVEALRKAVVTALNGRSAQFAADAPPSEGATPSEGSR, from the coding sequence ATGGCTCGAATCCTGGTCGTCGAGGACTCCTCCGCGGTCCGGGCGTACATCCGTGCGGCGCTCGAGGATGCGCCTGGGCTCTTCGCGCGGGGACCCGAGGATGCCCCGACCGAGGTCGAGGTCGTCGAGGCCGCCAGCGGCTTCGATGCGCTGCGCCTCCTGCCGCGGGGGCACTACGACCTCGTCATCACCGACATCAACATGCCCGACATCAACGGGCTCGAGCTCATCCGCTTCGTCCGCGAGAGCGAGCGCCACCGCAAGGTGGCCCTGATGATCGTCTCCACCCAGTCGGCCGAGAAAGATCGCGCCCGCGGCCTCGCGCTCGGCGCCGATGTCTTCCTCGCCAAGCCCTTCACCGTCGAGGCCCTCCGCAAGGCCGTCGTCACCGCGTTGAACGGCCGCTCCGCCCAGTTCGCGGCCGACGCGCCGCCGTCCGAAGGCGCAACGCCCAGCGAGGGGTCGCGTTGA
- a CDS encoding chemotaxis protein CheW yields the protein MASNLARRPTVAVPTAASAKRKQRDRGPRTEYLAFRLAGDVYAAPVSLIREILKLRPLTPVPRSASSIMGIISVRGQIVTVIDLRRRLRLQEEPVSNRARILLVDPLGVETLGLYVDEVLQVYRLADSEIEHTASALGGEVASYIAGIARPAQAQTAARRASSAVHAASQGAGPQALASTVVRHDASVIILLDLKVVLSS from the coding sequence ATGGCTTCTAACCTCGCGCGGCGCCCGACCGTCGCCGTCCCGACCGCCGCCTCGGCCAAGCGCAAGCAGCGCGATCGCGGCCCGCGCACCGAGTATCTGGCGTTCCGCCTCGCAGGCGACGTCTACGCGGCGCCGGTCTCGCTCATCCGCGAGATCTTGAAGCTCCGCCCCCTCACCCCCGTGCCCCGATCGGCCTCGTCGATCATGGGCATCATCAGCGTGCGCGGGCAGATCGTGACCGTGATCGACCTGCGCCGGCGCCTGCGCCTGCAAGAGGAGCCCGTCAGCAACCGCGCCCGCATCCTGCTCGTCGACCCGCTCGGGGTCGAGACGCTCGGCCTGTACGTCGACGAGGTGCTGCAGGTCTACCGCCTCGCCGACAGCGAGATCGAGCACACGGCGTCGGCGCTCGGGGGCGAGGTCGCGAGCTACATCGCCGGCATCGCGCGCCCGGCGCAGGCGCAGACCGCGGCGCGACGCGCGAGCAGCGCGGTGCACGCGGCAAGCCAGGGAGCCGGGCCTCAGGCGCTCGCATCGACCGTGGTCCGTCATGACGCATCGGTGATCATCCTGCTCGATCTGAAGGTCGTGCTCTCCTCCTGA
- a CDS encoding chemotaxis protein CheA: protein MTTESERAREEFFSEAQEIVEGLGRDLLALDEAQKSGHVDPDLINDVFRAVHTLKGLAGLFGATRMSTLSHELEELLDDLRMGRVELSPPVLDLLFRSVELYGRILQIEKEGREQPMPELDQLLRLLHRGTTGASGTASPGPIIDPSLLAVLTEYEETRLRTNIAQGLGLYRLRVRFQLATIDQGLDELKATAKPYGEIITYLPTGAGDDADSIELDILMASRASAETLRGALAHLGVDVEELPRQPTIPQAVPPPPMPSTPARPSSHPTPAPPPMSPLRAELDTTGAHVAFPRGAGGGDTSASIPPKAQDLGTIRSVAQTVRVDIHKLDILMNFVGELSIVRTSLERVLDKMRDAHTDRELALNLHRLQRDFERHISSLRRGILEVRMVPLGQVFDKLARVARQLSREADKQVNLVITGAETEVDKLIVEELSDPLMHMMRNAIDHGIESRTRREEVGKPAIGTIALNAFQKGNHVVIEIEDDGRGFDTERLVEGAIRRGVISPDEARTMSRREILNLAFVPGLSTKTDVSELSGRGVGMDVVKTNIAKLGGVIDLQSESGIGTKVTVTLPITLAIISALIVKVSDQQFAIPLANVQEAVWLDVDAVRVIDGRDAVTLRGSTLQICYLARLFGLSEQVEAPGVGGFGDIDAPMTHQPQMSAPMRAQRRNSGAFGREYSAAFPYRPAHGTSAARGGGRVARPRRKFVVVTAVGTRRLGLVVDSLVGEQDVVTKPLGPSLKNITVFAGATELPDQRIALVLDAPALVEEMFANADRTRMTHGGPHGF from the coding sequence TTGACCACCGAGAGCGAGCGCGCACGCGAGGAGTTCTTCTCCGAGGCACAAGAGATCGTCGAGGGCCTCGGCCGCGATCTGCTCGCGCTCGACGAGGCCCAGAAGTCGGGCCACGTCGACCCCGACCTCATCAACGACGTCTTCCGCGCCGTCCACACGCTGAAGGGCCTCGCAGGGCTCTTCGGCGCGACGCGCATGTCCACCCTCTCGCACGAGCTCGAGGAGCTGCTCGACGACCTGCGCATGGGGCGCGTCGAGCTGTCGCCCCCCGTGCTCGATCTGCTCTTCCGCTCCGTCGAGCTCTACGGCCGCATCCTGCAGATCGAGAAGGAAGGGCGCGAGCAGCCCATGCCCGAGCTCGATCAGCTCCTGCGCCTGCTCCACCGCGGCACCACGGGCGCCTCGGGCACCGCGTCGCCGGGGCCGATCATCGATCCCAGCCTGCTCGCCGTCCTCACCGAGTACGAAGAGACGCGCCTGCGCACCAACATCGCGCAGGGCCTCGGCCTCTACCGCCTGCGCGTGCGGTTCCAGCTCGCCACCATCGATCAGGGCCTCGACGAGCTGAAGGCCACGGCCAAGCCCTACGGCGAGATCATCACGTACCTGCCCACGGGCGCGGGCGACGACGCCGACTCGATCGAGCTCGACATCCTCATGGCCTCGCGCGCGTCGGCCGAGACCTTGCGGGGCGCGCTCGCGCATCTCGGCGTCGACGTCGAGGAGCTGCCGCGCCAGCCCACGATCCCGCAGGCGGTGCCTCCCCCGCCCATGCCCTCGACGCCCGCGCGCCCGTCGTCGCACCCGACGCCCGCGCCTCCGCCCATGAGCCCGCTCCGCGCCGAGCTCGACACGACGGGCGCGCACGTGGCCTTCCCGCGGGGCGCGGGCGGCGGCGACACCTCGGCGAGCATCCCGCCGAAGGCGCAGGACCTCGGGACGATCCGCTCGGTCGCGCAGACCGTGCGCGTCGACATCCACAAGCTCGACATCCTGATGAACTTCGTCGGCGAGCTGTCGATCGTGCGCACCTCGCTCGAGCGAGTGCTCGACAAGATGCGCGACGCGCACACCGACCGCGAGCTGGCGCTGAACCTCCACCGGCTCCAGCGCGACTTCGAGCGGCACATCTCGTCGCTGCGCCGCGGCATCCTCGAGGTGCGCATGGTGCCGCTCGGCCAGGTGTTCGACAAGCTCGCCCGCGTCGCCCGGCAGCTCAGCCGCGAGGCGGACAAGCAGGTGAACCTCGTCATCACCGGCGCCGAGACCGAGGTCGACAAGCTCATCGTCGAGGAGCTGTCCGACCCGCTCATGCACATGATGCGCAACGCGATCGATCACGGCATCGAGTCGCGGACGCGGCGCGAGGAGGTCGGCAAGCCGGCGATCGGCACCATCGCCCTGAACGCCTTCCAGAAGGGCAACCACGTCGTCATCGAGATCGAGGACGACGGGCGCGGGTTCGACACCGAGAGGCTCGTCGAGGGCGCGATCCGGCGCGGCGTGATCTCGCCCGACGAGGCGCGCACCATGAGCCGCCGCGAGATCCTGAACCTCGCCTTCGTCCCGGGCCTCAGCACCAAGACGGACGTGAGCGAGCTGAGCGGGCGCGGCGTGGGCATGGACGTCGTGAAGACGAACATCGCCAAGCTCGGCGGCGTCATCGACCTGCAGAGCGAGAGCGGCATCGGCACGAAGGTCACGGTGACCTTGCCGATCACGCTCGCGATCATCAGCGCGCTCATCGTGAAGGTGAGCGATCAGCAGTTCGCCATCCCGCTCGCCAACGTGCAGGAGGCGGTGTGGCTCGACGTCGACGCGGTGCGCGTGATCGACGGCCGAGACGCGGTCACCCTGCGCGGCAGCACGCTGCAGATCTGCTACCTCGCGCGCCTGTTCGGCCTGTCGGAGCAGGTGGAGGCCCCCGGCGTGGGCGGCTTCGGCGACATCGACGCGCCCATGACGCACCAGCCGCAGATGAGCGCTCCGATGCGCGCGCAGCGCCGCAACAGCGGAGCCTTCGGGCGCGAGTACTCGGCCGCGTTCCCGTATCGACCCGCGCACGGGACGTCGGCGGCGCGAGGGGGAGGACGCGTGGCGCGGCCTCGGCGAAAGTTCGTGGTCGTCACGGCCGTCGGCACGCGCAGGCTCGGGCTCGTCGTCGACTCGCTCGTCGGCGAGCAGGACGTCGTGACCAAGCCCCTCGGCCCGTCGCTGAAGAACATCACCGTCTTCGCGGGTGCGACCGAGCTGCCCGATCAGCGCATCGCGCTCGTGCTCGACGCGCCCGCGCTGGTCGAGGAGATGTTCGCCAACGCCGATCGCACCCGCATGACGCACGGAGGGCCCCATGGCTTCTAA
- a CDS encoding HEAT repeat domain-containing protein, which yields MTNASPPVTPSVIATALGAPDAEERRQATAMLIELELDDALPLLVRALGDSDWRVRKEATFAARPFVASPVLIAAMVRTFEPGENVGLRNAAVEVLASSGSLATAALGESLARLDADGRKLSVQALGRTRDPAALPLLERCLEDEDHNVRQGAVEAIAQLGPIAPEHVQRLLSRCLEAEDGFVQLTAIEGLNALGAVIPWERLEPMLGRPTLRSAALSAASLAESPKAAVALAHALRTTRGSTFIQALLALARLAEGPLLPAVAEALGAEGPELGQKLVRVAEKQGGEDPHHRAMALLLAAVARAPGVVDAAVKGMSEETFTEQAERALLLLGPAALPGLVARIAPGHGQDAPPAVSPDVRAALIDVAASIALAPNMGQRPLTLLAALRAAARESERRVATSALFALSRLGTEDDLDLAARLAGSPIRPVAHAAEGALAALATRHKDAARALADKLVGNVAHGQSADAFPAAVVMGALAALQKASGPPPSSDLAFLASAAAAEDVRTRRAAIGAVAEIGGASALDVLSLALADEEREVQLAAARALGYLGAATYRRKDMGEAGPELGALIGVVGRSRDAELVATAIRALGEGMSALPHEVTEPASAALVEALAPLARQSEGGVAIAAVESIGRAPWGTPGRQAALLAALDHPDGSVVKVAMLKLETSGTDGEELLRCLDHPSPDVRLLAAETLAGSDNPVLRERLAQRAAVELDHDVRDALEGALSSIRWRGERGSGAP from the coding sequence GTGACCAACGCGAGCCCGCCCGTCACCCCCAGCGTGATCGCCACCGCCTTGGGCGCCCCCGATGCCGAGGAGCGCCGCCAGGCCACCGCCATGCTCATCGAGCTGGAGCTCGACGACGCGCTGCCGCTGCTCGTCCGCGCGCTCGGCGACAGCGACTGGCGCGTGCGCAAGGAGGCCACCTTCGCCGCGCGCCCGTTCGTCGCGTCGCCCGTCCTCATCGCCGCCATGGTCCGCACCTTCGAGCCGGGCGAGAACGTGGGCCTGCGCAACGCCGCGGTCGAGGTGCTCGCGAGCTCGGGCAGCCTCGCGACGGCGGCGCTCGGAGAGTCGCTCGCGCGCCTCGACGCCGACGGCAGAAAGCTCAGCGTCCAGGCCCTCGGCCGCACGCGCGATCCCGCGGCGCTGCCGCTGCTCGAGCGATGCCTGGAGGACGAGGATCACAACGTCAGGCAAGGCGCGGTGGAGGCCATCGCCCAGCTCGGGCCCATCGCGCCCGAGCACGTCCAGCGCCTGCTGTCGCGATGCCTCGAGGCCGAGGACGGCTTCGTGCAGCTCACCGCGATCGAGGGGCTCAACGCGCTCGGGGCGGTGATCCCGTGGGAGCGGCTCGAGCCGATGCTCGGGCGGCCCACCCTGCGCAGCGCGGCGCTCAGCGCAGCGTCGCTCGCCGAGAGCCCGAAGGCCGCGGTGGCCCTCGCGCACGCCCTGCGCACCACGCGCGGCAGCACGTTCATCCAGGCCCTGCTCGCGCTCGCGCGGCTCGCCGAGGGACCGCTGTTGCCCGCGGTCGCCGAGGCGCTCGGGGCCGAGGGACCCGAGCTCGGCCAGAAGCTCGTGCGGGTCGCGGAGAAGCAGGGCGGCGAAGACCCGCACCACCGCGCGATGGCGCTGCTGCTCGCGGCCGTCGCGCGCGCCCCGGGCGTCGTCGACGCCGCCGTGAAGGGCATGTCCGAGGAGACGTTCACCGAGCAAGCCGAACGCGCGCTGCTTCTGCTCGGGCCCGCGGCGCTCCCCGGGCTCGTGGCGCGCATCGCGCCAGGCCATGGGCAGGACGCCCCGCCGGCGGTGAGTCCGGACGTGCGCGCCGCGCTGATCGACGTGGCCGCCTCCATCGCCCTCGCCCCGAACATGGGGCAGCGTCCTCTCACCTTGCTCGCAGCGCTGCGCGCGGCCGCGCGCGAGTCGGAGCGGCGCGTCGCCACGAGCGCCCTGTTCGCGCTCTCGCGCCTCGGCACCGAGGACGACCTCGACCTCGCCGCGCGCCTCGCGGGCTCGCCCATCCGGCCCGTCGCACACGCGGCCGAGGGCGCGCTCGCCGCGCTCGCGACACGGCACAAGGACGCGGCGCGCGCGCTCGCCGACAAGCTCGTCGGCAACGTCGCGCACGGCCAGAGCGCCGACGCCTTCCCGGCCGCGGTCGTGATGGGCGCGCTCGCGGCCCTGCAGAAGGCCTCGGGCCCCCCGCCCTCGAGCGACCTCGCCTTCCTCGCGAGCGCCGCCGCCGCGGAGGACGTGCGCACGCGGCGCGCGGCCATCGGCGCGGTGGCCGAGATCGGCGGCGCCTCCGCGCTCGACGTGCTCTCGCTGGCGCTCGCCGACGAGGAGCGCGAGGTGCAGCTCGCCGCTGCCCGCGCCCTCGGCTACCTCGGCGCCGCCACCTACCGGCGCAAGGACATGGGCGAGGCGGGCCCCGAGCTCGGCGCGCTCATCGGCGTGGTCGGCCGCTCGCGCGACGCCGAGCTGGTGGCGACGGCGATCCGCGCGCTCGGCGAGGGCATGTCGGCTCTGCCGCACGAGGTGACGGAGCCGGCTTCGGCCGCGCTCGTCGAGGCCCTCGCGCCCCTGGCGAGGCAGTCGGAGGGCGGCGTCGCGATCGCGGCCGTCGAGTCGATCGGTCGCGCGCCCTGGGGCACGCCGGGGAGGCAGGCGGCGCTGCTCGCCGCGCTCGACCATCCGGACGGCTCGGTGGTGAAGGTGGCGATGCTCAAGCTCGAGACGAGCGGCACCGACGGCGAGGAGCTGCTTCGCTGCCTGGATCACCCCTCGCCCGACGTGCGGCTGCTCGCGGCCGAGACGCTCGCGGGCAGCGACAACCCCGTGCTGCGCGAGCGGCTTGCTCAGCGCGCCGCGGTCGAGCTCGATCACGACGTGCGAGACGCCCTCGAGGGAGCCCTTTCGTCGATCCGCTGGCGCGGAGAAAGGGGCAGCGGCGCGCCGTGA
- a CDS encoding CheR family methyltransferase encodes MRFPDEVRLAPDEFRLLRDLINQHCGISLNPEARPVVERRLRERLSLHGLQSFGEYYQLLRSADRGRAELDEAIDLVTINETYFFREDYQLRALRTELFPMLRRPPLSRETLNIWSAGCSTGEEVYSIAIMAREAGFSARRDLRIFGSDISRRCVTHARRGVYGPSSFRAIPPEIKKKYFVEHPDGLHVLDELRPWCHFGHLNLLDPARATVVGRVDIIFCRNVLIYFDDVSRRRVIDMFYDRLLPGGFLLLGHSESLLNVSTAFELVHLREDLVYRKPISASRFVSGTEGGALGPGKP; translated from the coding sequence ATGCGCTTCCCGGACGAGGTACGCCTTGCGCCCGACGAGTTCCGGCTGCTGCGCGATCTCATCAACCAGCACTGCGGCATCTCGCTCAACCCCGAGGCGCGCCCGGTGGTCGAGCGGCGCTTGCGCGAGCGGCTCAGCCTGCACGGGCTGCAGTCGTTCGGCGAGTACTACCAGCTCCTCCGCTCGGCGGACCGGGGCCGGGCCGAGCTGGACGAGGCGATCGATCTCGTGACCATCAACGAGACGTACTTCTTCCGCGAGGACTACCAGCTCCGCGCGCTGCGCACCGAGCTGTTCCCGATGCTCCGCAGGCCGCCGCTCAGCCGCGAGACGCTCAACATCTGGAGCGCGGGCTGCTCGACCGGCGAGGAGGTCTACTCGATCGCGATCATGGCGCGCGAGGCGGGCTTCTCGGCGCGGCGCGACCTGCGCATCTTCGGCAGCGACATCTCGCGCCGGTGCGTCACGCACGCGCGGCGCGGCGTGTACGGGCCCTCGTCTTTTCGTGCGATCCCGCCCGAGATCAAGAAGAAGTACTTCGTCGAGCACCCCGACGGCCTGCACGTGCTTGACGAGCTGCGGCCTTGGTGTCACTTCGGCCACTTGAACCTGCTCGACCCGGCGCGGGCCACCGTGGTCGGGCGCGTGGACATCATTTTCTGTCGCAACGTCCTCATCTACTTCGACGATGTCTCACGGCGCCGCGTGATCGACATGTTCTACGACAGGCTCCTCCCTGGTGGCTTCCTCCTCCTCGGGCACTCGGAGTCGCTCCTCAACGTGTCGACGGCCTTCGAGCTCGTGCACCTGCGCGAGGATCTCGTCTATCGCAAGCCCATCTCGGCCTCCCGCTTCGTGAGCGGCACCGAGGGCGGCGCGCTGGGGCCCGGCAAGCCATGA